In one window of Nocardia brasiliensis DNA:
- a CDS encoding DUF2784 domain-containing protein, translating into MLYRLLADATAAVHFAFVAYVVIGGFLAWRWPRGIWTHLLAFGWGFATVLFGFECPLTHLENWARHRAGEAGLPPSGFIDHYLTGVIYPDSALGAVRVLVAVCVVLSWVGYAVLRRRAAGPTTRLPAAR; encoded by the coding sequence GTGCTGTATCGGCTGCTCGCCGATGCCACCGCCGCCGTGCATTTCGCGTTCGTGGCGTATGTGGTGATCGGCGGATTCCTGGCGTGGCGGTGGCCGCGCGGTATCTGGACGCACCTGCTCGCCTTCGGCTGGGGATTCGCCACCGTACTGTTCGGATTCGAGTGCCCGCTCACCCATTTGGAGAACTGGGCGCGGCACCGGGCGGGCGAGGCCGGGCTGCCGCCGAGCGGTTTCATCGACCACTACCTCACCGGGGTGATCTATCCCGACAGTGCGCTCGGCGCGGTCCGGGTGTTGGTCGCGGTGTGCGTCGTGCTGTCCTGGGTGGGTTATGCCGTGCTGCGACGGCGGGCAGCCGGACCGACCACCCGCCTACCTGCGGCTCGCTAA
- a CDS encoding thioesterase II family protein, with translation MKIESGQWLRVLRADPAPRRYLLCFPPGGGPATAYREFAQCFGASTAVVAVQYPGRQDRLGEAPITELAVLADRIAEQILRLGNLDGLALFGHSMGATVAFETARRLERDGQALTGLFVSGRPAPTFVETQRLHLGADADLIADLERLAADPAPIQMLRDEPSLAELVLPAVRGDYQAVETYRYQPGAPLTTAIDALVGAEDPTMRPEQAEQWREFTGGSFERTTFPGGHFFVDEDPAAVARIVAARLGERRAPA, from the coding sequence ATGAAGATCGAGTCGGGCCAGTGGCTACGGGTGCTGCGCGCCGACCCGGCTCCCCGCCGCTACCTGCTGTGTTTCCCGCCGGGTGGTGGTCCCGCGACCGCATATCGTGAATTCGCACAATGTTTCGGCGCAAGCACCGCGGTCGTCGCGGTGCAGTATCCGGGTCGGCAGGACCGGCTCGGCGAGGCGCCGATCACCGAGCTGGCGGTGCTCGCCGATCGGATTGCCGAACAGATACTGCGCCTCGGAAACCTCGACGGGCTCGCGTTGTTCGGCCACAGCATGGGGGCGACCGTGGCGTTCGAGACGGCGCGGCGACTGGAGCGCGACGGGCAGGCGCTGACGGGTCTGTTCGTGTCCGGCCGTCCCGCACCGACTTTCGTGGAGACCCAGCGGCTGCACCTGGGCGCCGACGCGGATTTGATCGCGGACCTGGAGCGCTTGGCCGCCGACCCGGCGCCGATCCAAATGCTGCGTGACGAACCGAGTCTCGCCGAACTCGTGCTGCCCGCCGTGCGCGGCGACTATCAGGCGGTGGAGACCTACCGATATCAGCCGGGTGCGCCGCTCACCACCGCGATCGACGCGCTGGTCGGCGCCGAGGACCCGACGATGCGACCGGAGCAGGCCGAGCAGTGGCGCGAGTTCACCGGCGGAAGCTTCGAGCGCACAACCTTTCCCGGCGGTCACTTCTTCGTCGACGAAGACCCCGCCGCGGTGGCTCGCATCGTCGCGGCCCGGCTTGGCGAGCGACGCGCGCCCGCGTGA
- a CDS encoding CoA transferase produces the protein MNAHTRLVHDYEAGIGVTPSAITPAPDPGSNLAATLPVWALAAGSVAALTAAANRLRAARGLDPVAHRIDPARITAAFSSERLLRFHGAPAAMFADLSGFFPTYDGWVRTHANYRHHRERLLTALGLPDDAPVDLAVAQMAMSRAADIEEHAAAHGAIAVRVRTEQEWAQSPQGRSAAAGPIVAIERRPDRGEPGLPMGAAPFQPLRGLRVLDLTRVIAGPVATRTLALLGADVLRVDPPHLPEIPWQYADTGQGKRSTLLDLRERLPQFNELLAAADVLVTGYRPGALAHAGITARTRPGLVHGRVSAWGELGPWGGRRGFDSIVQAASGIAIAEGAPAVPGTLPAQALDHASGYLLAAGVIDALTARATDGIGRDVRVALARTASWLLNAPERTPRHPQAAAPDPAMAVYHGEACTAAPAIAEYPAYTWPAPAFGNDRPAWPLRTH, from the coding sequence GTGAACGCGCACACACGGCTGGTCCATGACTACGAAGCCGGAATCGGTGTCACCCCCTCCGCCATTACGCCTGCCCCCGACCCCGGCAGCAATCTCGCTGCGACACTACCGGTCTGGGCGCTGGCCGCCGGATCGGTCGCCGCGCTCACCGCCGCGGCGAACCGGCTGCGCGCGGCCCGCGGCCTCGATCCGGTGGCGCACCGCATCGACCCGGCCCGGATTACCGCCGCGTTCTCCAGCGAGCGGCTGCTGCGCTTCCACGGCGCGCCCGCCGCGATGTTCGCCGACCTGTCCGGCTTCTTCCCCACCTACGACGGATGGGTTCGCACCCACGCCAACTACCGCCATCATCGCGAGCGGCTGCTCACCGCGCTCGGCCTGCCCGACGACGCGCCCGTCGATCTCGCGGTCGCGCAGATGGCGATGAGTCGCGCCGCCGACATCGAGGAGCACGCCGCGGCGCACGGCGCCATCGCGGTGCGGGTGCGCACCGAACAGGAGTGGGCACAGAGTCCGCAGGGACGCTCCGCGGCGGCCGGGCCGATCGTCGCGATCGAGCGCCGCCCCGATCGCGGCGAGCCCGGATTGCCCATGGGCGCAGCGCCTTTCCAGCCGCTGCGCGGCCTGCGGGTGCTCGATCTGACCCGGGTGATCGCCGGCCCGGTGGCGACCAGGACCCTCGCCCTGCTCGGCGCGGACGTGCTGCGGGTCGATCCGCCACACCTGCCCGAGATCCCGTGGCAGTACGCCGACACCGGGCAGGGCAAGCGCTCCACACTGCTGGATCTGCGCGAGCGCCTGCCGCAGTTCAACGAGCTCCTCGCCGCCGCCGACGTGCTGGTCACCGGCTATCGACCGGGGGCGCTCGCGCATGCGGGGATCACCGCGCGGACCCGCCCTGGACTCGTACACGGCCGGGTCTCGGCGTGGGGTGAGCTCGGACCGTGGGGCGGTAGGCGCGGTTTCGACAGCATCGTGCAGGCGGCCTCCGGGATCGCGATCGCCGAGGGCGCGCCCGCGGTGCCCGGCACCCTGCCCGCCCAGGCGCTCGATCACGCGTCCGGCTATCTCCTCGCGGCGGGCGTGATCGACGCGCTCACCGCACGAGCCACCGACGGGATCGGCCGTGACGTGCGAGTCGCGTTGGCACGCACGGCTTCCTGGCTGCTCAACGCCCCGGAGCGGACGCCACGGCACCCGCAGGCCGCCGCACCCGATCCGGCGATGGCGGTTTACCACGGCGAAGCCTGCACCGCCGCGCCCGCGATCGCGGAGTATCCCGCCTACACCTGGCCGGCGCCCGCCTTCGGCAACGATCGTCCCGCCTGGCCGTTGCGGACGCACTAG
- a CDS encoding TetR/AcrR family transcriptional regulator — protein MGNREDLLAGARKAIVERGVAKTTARDIAAAAGVSLAAIGYHFGSKEQLITEALADALGTAIGDSMESLIRDAGDVSLLAGFAQLWNAMPEVFARNRDSMVASLENIVRVARSSEAREFYAENLPTVYGEMGAALREAHPNLTEEQAEAIAQLYFVLVQGLGVLWVIAPDGKLPDGNRLAEALTAITGDTVADR, from the coding sequence ATGGGGAACCGGGAAGACCTGCTGGCGGGTGCGCGCAAGGCCATCGTCGAGCGCGGCGTCGCCAAGACCACGGCCAGGGATATCGCGGCCGCCGCGGGCGTGAGCCTGGCCGCGATCGGCTACCACTTCGGCTCGAAGGAGCAGCTGATCACCGAGGCGCTCGCCGACGCACTCGGCACGGCCATCGGCGACAGCATGGAGTCGCTGATCCGCGACGCGGGTGATGTCTCGCTGCTCGCCGGATTCGCGCAGCTGTGGAACGCGATGCCCGAGGTGTTCGCGCGCAACCGCGACAGCATGGTCGCGAGCCTGGAGAACATCGTGCGCGTCGCGCGGTCGAGCGAGGCGCGCGAGTTCTACGCGGAGAACCTGCCGACGGTGTACGGCGAGATGGGTGCAGCGCTGCGCGAGGCCCACCCGAACCTGACCGAGGAGCAGGCCGAGGCGATCGCCCAGCTGTATTTCGTGCTGGTGCAAGGCCTCGGCGTGCTGTGGGTCATCGCGCCCGACGGCAAGCTGCCCGACGGCAACCGGCTGGCCGAGGCGCTGACGGCGATCACCGGCGACACCGTCGCGGATCGATGA
- a CDS encoding nucleoside hydrolase, with product MRQKIIMDVDTGVDDSLALLYLLGSPEAEIVGIASTAGNVPAPQVAANNLAWLDVCRAPEIEVALGALEPLAVPLRTTEDTHGPQGVGYAELPVSERPLSARTAAQMWVDLVRAHPGEIVGLCTGPLTNLALALRLEPELPTLLRRLVIMGGAFNHPGNTTPTNEWNVHVDPEAAKEVFDAFSAAPPERRPIVCGLDITETIEMRPKHLALLAERAGSLPVEAVSETDPAGVRSAASNPIIRHVTDAVRFYFDFHQLHGLGYLAHMHDPFAAAVALDPTVAVTRPATVDVELAGTLTRATTVADWAGMWGREPNADIVIGTDQELFFDRLISRIGDFARAVHPGAS from the coding sequence GTGCGGCAGAAGATCATCATGGATGTCGATACCGGGGTCGACGATTCCCTCGCGCTGCTCTACCTGCTCGGCTCGCCGGAGGCAGAGATCGTCGGCATCGCGTCGACCGCGGGCAACGTCCCCGCGCCGCAGGTCGCGGCGAACAACCTGGCCTGGCTGGATGTGTGCCGTGCCCCCGAGATCGAGGTCGCGCTCGGCGCGCTCGAACCGTTGGCCGTCCCGCTGCGCACCACCGAGGACACGCACGGCCCGCAGGGCGTCGGTTATGCCGAACTACCCGTGTCGGAGCGCCCGCTGTCCGCGCGCACCGCCGCCCAGATGTGGGTCGATCTGGTGCGCGCCCACCCCGGCGAAATCGTCGGCCTCTGCACCGGGCCGCTCACCAATCTCGCGCTCGCGCTGCGGCTCGAACCCGAGCTGCCGACCCTGTTGCGGCGCCTGGTGATCATGGGCGGCGCGTTCAATCATCCCGGCAACACCACGCCGACCAACGAATGGAACGTGCACGTCGACCCCGAGGCCGCCAAGGAGGTGTTCGACGCGTTCTCCGCCGCGCCACCCGAGCGCAGGCCGATCGTGTGCGGGCTCGACATCACCGAGACCATCGAGATGCGGCCCAAGCACCTGGCCTTGCTCGCCGAACGCGCGGGCAGCCTTCCCGTCGAGGCGGTTTCGGAGACCGACCCGGCCGGGGTCAGGTCGGCGGCGAGCAACCCGATCATCCGGCACGTCACCGACGCGGTGCGGTTCTACTTCGACTTCCATCAGCTGCACGGCCTCGGCTACCTCGCGCACATGCACGACCCGTTCGCGGCGGCGGTGGCGCTGGACCCCACTGTGGCCGTCACCCGACCGGCCACCGTCGACGTCGAGCTCGCCGGGACACTGACCCGCGCGACCACGGTCGCCGACTGGGCCGGCATGTGGGGCCGGGAACCCAACGCCGACATCGTGATCGGTACCGACCAGGAGTTGTTCTTCGATCGCCTGATCAGCCGAATCGGGGACTTCGCCCGCGCGGTGCACCCGGGCGCGTCATGA
- a CDS encoding amidohydrolase family protein: MSGDQDDTAYLAAFRARLGLPGIIDVHTHFMPEPVLRKVWAYFDSAGPLTARPWPIAYRDDEQVRLKTLRGFGVRAFSALVYPHKPRMAAWLNEWTAEFAERTPDCLHTSTFYPEPGVETYVRAALERGTRLFKVHIQVGRFDPGDPLLDPVWALLQESATPVLIHCGSGPVPGEFTGPAPIAALLRRFPRLHLVIAHMGAPEYTEFFDLAERYPRLRLDTTMTFTDFFEEVDPFPHAEHGRMQALGDRILFGSDFPNIPYTYDHAVFALERLELGDDWLRRVCYHNAAALFDLA; the protein is encoded by the coding sequence ATGAGCGGCGACCAGGACGACACCGCCTACCTCGCCGCGTTCCGCGCCAGGCTCGGGCTGCCCGGAATCATCGACGTGCACACCCATTTCATGCCGGAACCGGTGCTGCGCAAGGTGTGGGCCTACTTCGACTCGGCCGGACCGCTCACCGCACGCCCCTGGCCCATCGCCTACCGGGACGACGAGCAGGTGCGGTTGAAGACATTGCGCGGGTTCGGCGTTCGCGCGTTCAGTGCGCTGGTCTACCCGCACAAGCCGCGGATGGCGGCCTGGCTCAACGAGTGGACCGCCGAATTCGCCGAGCGCACACCGGATTGCCTGCACACCTCCACGTTCTATCCGGAGCCGGGCGTCGAGACCTACGTTCGCGCCGCGCTCGAACGCGGGACGCGCCTGTTCAAGGTACATATCCAGGTCGGCCGCTTCGATCCGGGCGATCCGCTGCTCGATCCGGTGTGGGCGCTGCTGCAGGAGTCCGCGACGCCGGTGCTGATCCACTGCGGATCCGGGCCCGTCCCCGGCGAATTCACCGGCCCCGCGCCCATTGCCGCACTGCTGCGCCGCTTTCCGCGGCTGCACCTCGTCATCGCGCACATGGGCGCGCCCGAGTACACCGAATTCTTCGATCTGGCCGAGCGATACCCGCGGCTGCGGCTGGACACGACCATGACCTTCACCGACTTCTTCGAAGAGGTCGATCCGTTCCCGCACGCGGAACACGGCAGGATGCAGGCACTCGGGGATCGGATTCTGTTCGGCAGCGATTTCCCGAACATCCCCTACACCTACGACCATGCCGTGTTCGCGCTCGAACGCCTCGAGCTGGGCGATGATTGGCTGCGCCGGGTCTGCTATCACAACGCCGCGGCGCTGTTCGACCTCGCGTAG
- a CDS encoding type II toxin-antitoxin system Phd/YefM family antitoxin produces the protein MEPLSSETGDVVTQWQVQEAKQRFSEVLRAAESTPQTITRHGDAVAVVIDINEYRRLTRPDISFVDHLLATFTGLGDEVAEVVDEVTAERKLSKPREVDLFDASAAEPSAG, from the coding sequence ATGGAGCCGCTGTCGAGTGAGACGGGAGATGTCGTGACGCAATGGCAGGTCCAGGAGGCGAAGCAGCGATTTTCCGAGGTGCTACGGGCGGCGGAGAGCACGCCGCAGACCATCACGCGCCACGGTGACGCGGTCGCTGTGGTCATCGATATCAACGAGTACCGCAGGCTCACCCGGCCGGATATCAGCTTCGTCGACCATCTGCTCGCCACGTTCACCGGTCTCGGCGACGAGGTCGCCGAGGTGGTCGACGAGGTCACGGCGGAACGGAAGCTCAGCAAGCCGCGCGAGGTCGACCTGTTCGACGCGTCCGCCGCCGAGCCGTCGGCCGGGTGA
- a CDS encoding type II toxin-antitoxin system VapC family toxin, producing MSYLLDTNVLSELMRPKPAPAVLDWFRAAREADQWFSVITLGELRRGVALLRRRDQHTRADKFNAAISGIESRYGDRILPVTADIARTWARLDSPTLDMADGLIAATALTHGLTVVTRNTKDFEETTAVLINPFVARSVFVEGS from the coding sequence GTGAGCTACCTGCTCGACACCAACGTCCTGTCCGAACTGATGCGCCCGAAACCCGCACCCGCGGTGCTCGATTGGTTCCGTGCGGCACGCGAGGCCGACCAGTGGTTCAGTGTCATCACCCTCGGCGAACTACGCCGCGGCGTCGCGCTGCTACGCCGGCGCGACCAGCACACCCGCGCGGATAAATTCAACGCCGCCATCTCCGGCATCGAGTCCCGCTACGGCGACCGCATCCTCCCCGTCACCGCCGACATCGCCCGCACCTGGGCCCGCCTCGACTCCCCCACCCTCGACATGGCCGACGGCCTCATAGCCGCCACCGCCCTAACCCACGGCCTCACCGTAGTAACGCGAAACACCAAGGATTTCGAAGAAACCACCGCGGTCCTCATCAACCCGTTCGTGGCACGGTCAGTGTTCGTCGAAGGCTCGTAG
- the meaB gene encoding methylmalonyl Co-A mutase-associated GTPase MeaB, protein MTGRETPASTGERRADAPGARPSRGRPIDVEALAQGIQAGERAALARAITLVESTRSDHRELAQQLLLRLTPDPHSSATANVSNRVGITGVPGVGKSTFIDALGMELIGKGHRVAVLAVDPSSTRTGGSILGDKTRMARLSVERNAYIRPSPTAGTLGGVAKATRETIVLLEAAGYDVILVETVGVGQSEVTVANMVDVFCFLTLARTGDQLQGIKKGVLELADLVAVNKADGKHEMEAKAAARELTGALRLIHPHDALWRPPVLTMSGLEGIGLDKFWDTVLEHRRVLTDAGEFDEKRRRQQIDWTWTMVHDQLLRRLTDNPHVKAIRPTIESQVREGTLTAALAAEELLRAFDEH, encoded by the coding sequence ATGACCGGTCGGGAGACTCCCGCGAGCACGGGCGAGCGTCGGGCGGATGCGCCAGGGGCTCGCCCGTCCCGTGGCAGGCCGATCGATGTCGAGGCGTTGGCGCAGGGGATCCAGGCGGGGGAGCGGGCCGCGCTGGCGCGGGCGATCACGCTGGTCGAATCGACGCGTTCGGATCACCGGGAGCTGGCCCAGCAGTTGCTGTTACGGCTGACCCCGGACCCGCACAGTTCGGCGACCGCGAACGTGTCGAATCGGGTCGGCATCACCGGTGTGCCCGGCGTCGGCAAGTCGACGTTCATCGACGCGCTCGGCATGGAACTGATCGGTAAGGGGCACCGTGTCGCGGTGCTCGCGGTCGACCCGTCCTCCACTCGCACCGGCGGTTCCATCCTGGGCGACAAGACCCGGATGGCGCGACTGTCGGTGGAGCGCAACGCTTATATTCGGCCCTCGCCCACCGCGGGCACCCTGGGCGGCGTGGCCAAGGCGACCCGCGAGACCATCGTGCTGCTCGAGGCCGCGGGCTACGATGTGATCCTCGTCGAGACCGTCGGTGTCGGCCAGTCCGAGGTGACCGTCGCCAATATGGTCGACGTGTTCTGCTTCCTCACCCTGGCCCGCACCGGAGATCAGTTGCAGGGCATCAAGAAAGGCGTGCTGGAGCTCGCCGACCTGGTCGCGGTGAACAAGGCCGACGGCAAGCACGAGATGGAGGCCAAGGCCGCCGCGCGCGAGCTCACCGGCGCACTGCGCCTGATCCACCCGCACGACGCCCTCTGGCGCCCACCGGTGCTCACCATGAGCGGCCTGGAAGGCATTGGCCTGGACAAGTTCTGGGACACCGTGCTCGAGCATCGCCGCGTCCTCACCGACGCTGGCGAGTTCGACGAGAAGCGCCGCCGCCAGCAGATCGACTGGACCTGGACCATGGTGCACGACCAACTCCTGCGCCGCCTGACCGACAACCCCCACGTAAAAGCCATCCGCCCCACAATCGAATCCCAAGTCCGCGAAGGCACCCTGACCGCCGCCCTAGCCGCCGAAGAACTCCTACGAGCCTTCGACGAACACTGA
- the scpA gene encoding methylmalonyl-CoA mutase, translated as MTTREIKHVVGSFADVALTDPAAAPAAVDAAQVDAYVRAAATANHYAPEQLTWATPEGIDVPPVFTKADRDAVVAEGYPLDSVPGVAPFVRGPYPTMYVNQPWTIRQYAGFSTAADSNAFYRRNLQAGQKGLSVAFDLATHRGYDSDHPRVQGDVGMAGVAIDSILDMRQLFDHIPLDQVSVSMTMNGAVLPILALYVVAAEEQGVAPEQLAGTIQNDILKEFMVRNTYIYPPKPSMRIISDIFAYTSAKMPKFNSISISGYHIQEAGATADLELAYTLADGVEYIRAGIDAGMEVDKFAPRLSFFWAIGMNFFMEVAKLRAGRLLWSELVAKFEPKSAKSLSLRTHSQTSGWSLTAQDAYNNVARTCIEAMAATQGHTQSLHTNALDEALALPTDFSARIARNTQLLIQQESNTTRPVDPWGGSYYVEWLTHQLANRARAHIEEVEAHGGMAQAIGEGIPKLRIEEAAARTQARIDTGQQPVIGVNKYQAEEDQQVEVLKVENSRVRAEQIEKLRRLRAERDSSEVERTLAALTRAAASTEGGMANNLLALAIDAARAKATVGEISDALEQVYGRHQAEIRTLSGVYRDEAGKVTNITTASELVEEFAEAEGRRPRILVAKMGQDGHDRGQKVIATAFADLGFDVDVGPLFQTPEEVAQQAADNDVHVVGVSSLAAGHLTLVPALRQALAEAGRPDIMVIVGGVIPPDDFAALYEAGAAAIFPPGTVIADAAIDLLKKLAHQLGHEIGSGADTSAATE; from the coding sequence ATGACGACCAGGGAAATCAAACACGTGGTCGGCAGTTTCGCCGACGTGGCGCTGACCGACCCGGCCGCCGCGCCCGCGGCGGTGGATGCCGCGCAGGTCGACGCCTATGTGCGCGCGGCCGCCACCGCCAACCACTACGCGCCCGAGCAGCTGACCTGGGCGACGCCCGAAGGCATCGACGTGCCACCGGTGTTCACCAAGGCCGACCGCGATGCCGTGGTGGCCGAGGGGTATCCACTCGACAGCGTCCCCGGCGTCGCGCCGTTCGTGCGCGGGCCCTACCCGACGATGTACGTCAACCAGCCGTGGACCATCCGCCAGTACGCCGGCTTCTCCACCGCGGCGGACTCGAACGCCTTCTACCGCCGCAACCTGCAAGCGGGGCAGAAGGGACTCTCGGTCGCCTTCGACCTGGCCACCCACCGCGGGTACGACTCCGATCACCCGCGCGTGCAGGGTGACGTCGGCATGGCCGGTGTCGCCATCGACTCCATCCTCGACATGCGCCAGCTCTTCGACCACATCCCGCTGGATCAGGTCAGTGTGTCGATGACGATGAACGGCGCGGTGTTGCCCATCCTGGCGCTGTATGTCGTTGCGGCCGAAGAGCAGGGCGTCGCGCCGGAGCAGCTGGCCGGAACCATTCAGAACGACATTCTGAAGGAGTTCATGGTCCGCAACACCTACATCTATCCGCCGAAGCCCTCGATGCGGATCATCTCCGACATCTTCGCCTACACCAGCGCGAAGATGCCGAAGTTCAATTCGATCTCCATCTCCGGATACCACATTCAGGAGGCGGGAGCGACCGCGGATCTGGAGCTGGCCTACACCCTCGCCGACGGTGTGGAATACATCCGCGCCGGCATCGACGCGGGCATGGAGGTGGACAAGTTCGCGCCGCGGCTGTCGTTCTTCTGGGCGATCGGCATGAACTTCTTCATGGAGGTCGCCAAGCTGCGCGCCGGACGCCTGCTGTGGAGCGAGCTGGTCGCGAAGTTCGAGCCGAAGAGCGCGAAATCGCTGTCGCTGCGCACGCATTCGCAGACCTCGGGCTGGTCGCTGACCGCGCAGGACGCCTACAACAACGTCGCGCGCACCTGCATCGAGGCGATGGCCGCGACCCAGGGCCACACCCAGTCGCTGCACACCAACGCGCTGGACGAGGCGCTGGCCCTGCCGACGGACTTCTCCGCCCGCATCGCGCGCAACACCCAGCTGCTGATCCAGCAGGAGTCCAACACCACCCGGCCGGTCGACCCCTGGGGCGGTTCGTATTACGTCGAATGGCTGACCCACCAGCTGGCGAACCGGGCCCGCGCGCACATCGAAGAGGTGGAAGCCCACGGCGGCATGGCGCAGGCGATCGGCGAGGGCATCCCGAAGCTGCGCATCGAGGAGGCCGCGGCCCGCACCCAGGCCAGGATCGACACCGGTCAGCAACCGGTGATCGGGGTCAACAAGTATCAGGCCGAAGAGGATCAGCAGGTCGAGGTCCTCAAGGTGGAGAACTCCCGCGTGCGGGCCGAGCAGATCGAGAAGCTGCGCCGCCTTCGCGCCGAACGGGATTCGAGCGAGGTCGAGCGCACGCTGGCCGCCCTGACCAGGGCCGCGGCCTCGACGGAGGGCGGCATGGCCAACAACCTGCTCGCCCTGGCCATCGACGCGGCCCGCGCCAAGGCGACCGTCGGTGAGATCTCCGACGCGCTCGAGCAGGTCTACGGCAGGCATCAGGCCGAGATCCGTACGCTTTCCGGTGTGTACCGCGACGAGGCAGGCAAGGTCACCAACATCACCACCGCGAGCGAACTGGTCGAGGAATTCGCCGAGGCGGAAGGTCGTCGTCCGCGCATCCTGGTCGCGAAGATGGGCCAGGACGGCCACGACCGAGGACAGAAGGTGATCGCGACTGCCTTCGCCGACCTCGGTTTCGACGTCGACGTGGGCCCGCTGTTCCAGACCCCGGAAGAGGTGGCGCAGCAGGCGGCCGACAACGACGTGCACGTCGTCGGTGTGTCGTCGCTGGCGGCGGGCCACCTCACGCTGGTGCCCGCGTTGCGGCAGGCACTGGCCGAGGCGGGGCGACCCGACATCATGGTGATCGTCGGCGGCGTGATCCCGCCGGACGACTTCGCCGCGCTGTACGAGGCGGGGGCCGCGGCGATCTTCCCGCCCGGCACCGTGATCGCCGACGCCGCGATCGACCTGCTGAAGAAGCTGGCGCACCAGCTCGGTCACGAAATCGGCAGCGGCGCCGACACTTCCGCCGCCACCGAATGA